One region of Ornithinibacter aureus genomic DNA includes:
- a CDS encoding HpcH/HpaI aldolase/citrate lyase family protein, with protein sequence MSTATGYRPRRSVLYMPSSNERALEKAKTLPVDGLILDLEDAVAPDHKTTARDNACAAARSGEYGQREVTIRINASGTQWHDDDLAAACAAGPDGIVVPKVDSAQEVLGLVAAMERHGAPEHTRLWAMIESPAAVLCVGEIAASSPRLAALVIGTNDLVKELGARHVPGRQPLLTSLSLALLAARRSGVAILDGVYNDVTDLDGFVAECRQGADMGFDGKTLIHPGQVGPCNEVFAPSPAEIEDAHALVAAWDAGAGSGVVTHRGRMVEHLHVEIARQVIATAQAISDRG encoded by the coding sequence ATGAGCACCGCGACGGGCTACCGTCCGCGCCGCTCGGTGCTCTACATGCCGAGCAGCAACGAGCGTGCCCTGGAGAAGGCCAAGACCCTTCCGGTGGACGGGCTCATCCTCGACCTCGAGGACGCAGTGGCCCCTGACCACAAGACCACGGCTCGCGACAACGCCTGCGCGGCCGCGCGCTCGGGTGAGTACGGTCAGCGCGAGGTGACGATCCGGATCAACGCGAGCGGCACCCAGTGGCACGACGACGACCTGGCCGCCGCCTGCGCCGCCGGCCCCGACGGGATCGTCGTCCCCAAGGTCGACTCGGCGCAGGAGGTGCTCGGCCTCGTGGCCGCCATGGAGCGCCACGGCGCACCGGAGCACACCCGGCTGTGGGCCATGATCGAGAGCCCCGCGGCGGTGCTCTGCGTGGGCGAGATCGCTGCCTCATCACCCCGGCTCGCTGCCCTGGTGATCGGCACCAACGACCTCGTCAAGGAACTCGGGGCCCGGCACGTGCCCGGACGCCAGCCACTCCTGACCTCGCTGTCACTCGCCCTGCTGGCCGCCCGCCGGTCGGGGGTCGCGATCCTCGACGGTGTCTACAACGACGTCACCGACCTCGACGGGTTCGTCGCGGAGTGCCGCCAGGGCGCCGACATGGGCTTCGACGGCAAGACGCTCATCCACCCCGGCCAGGTCGGGCCGTGCAACGAGGTCTTCGCGCCGTCCCCGGCCGAGATCGAGGACGCGCACGCCCTCGTGGCCGCCTGGGATGCCGGTGCCGGCAGCGGTGTCGTCACGCACCGAGGGCGCATGGTCGAGCACCTGCACGTCGAGATCGCACGCCAGGTCATCGCGACCGCGCAGGCCATCTCCGACCGCGGCTGA
- a CDS encoding HpcH/HpaI aldolase/citrate lyase family protein, with product MRSAKDFFTPLAVGAPAPVREVPARPSRMIHFFDPSNPRMAAKVPQLVGTVDVLLGNLEDAVKAENKDAARAGLVEIARATDFGEHTQLWTRINSLDSPWVLDDLTTLVTEVGDRLDVIMVPKVQGPEDIHYVDRLLAQLEAKAGLTRPILVHAILETARGVANVEAIAGASPRMQGISLGPADLAADRRMKTTRVGGGHPGYLVRVDPVDGDITGARPTFQQDLWHYTIARMVDACAMHGIFPYYGPFGDIADVVACEDQFRNAFLLGCVGTWTLHPAQIAIAKTVFSPSAQDVAHARRVKEAMGDGTGAVMLDGKMEDDASLKQCLVILELADRLSANDPGLAELYAGATRTTDAGANA from the coding sequence ATGCGCAGCGCCAAGGACTTCTTCACGCCCCTCGCGGTGGGCGCCCCCGCACCCGTGCGGGAGGTGCCGGCGCGGCCCAGCCGGATGATCCACTTCTTCGACCCGAGCAACCCGCGGATGGCCGCCAAGGTGCCCCAGCTCGTCGGGACGGTCGACGTGCTGCTCGGCAACCTCGAGGATGCCGTGAAGGCGGAGAACAAGGATGCCGCTCGCGCAGGCCTGGTGGAGATCGCCCGCGCCACGGACTTCGGCGAGCACACCCAGCTGTGGACGCGGATCAACTCGCTGGACTCACCGTGGGTGCTCGACGACCTGACGACGTTGGTCACCGAGGTGGGCGATCGGCTCGACGTCATCATGGTGCCCAAGGTCCAGGGCCCGGAGGACATCCACTACGTCGACCGGCTGCTGGCCCAGCTCGAGGCGAAGGCGGGGCTCACCCGCCCGATCCTCGTCCACGCGATCCTCGAGACGGCCCGCGGTGTGGCGAACGTCGAGGCGATCGCCGGTGCCAGCCCCCGGATGCAGGGCATCAGCCTCGGCCCGGCCGACCTCGCGGCCGACCGCCGGATGAAGACGACCCGCGTCGGTGGCGGGCACCCCGGTTACCTCGTGCGTGTCGATCCCGTCGACGGGGACATCACCGGCGCGCGTCCCACCTTCCAGCAGGACCTCTGGCACTACACGATCGCCCGGATGGTCGACGCCTGCGCGATGCACGGGATCTTCCCCTACTACGGCCCCTTCGGGGACATCGCGGACGTCGTCGCCTGCGAGGACCAGTTCCGCAACGCCTTCCTCCTCGGCTGCGTCGGCACCTGGACCCTGCACCCCGCGCAGATCGCCATCGCCAAGACCGTGTTCAGCCCGAGCGCGCAGGACGTCGCTCACGCGCGGCGGGTCAAGGAGGCGATGGGTGACGGAACGGGGGCGGTCATGCTCGACGGGAAGATGGAGGACGACGCCAGCCTGAAGCAGTGCCTGGTCATCCTCGAGCTCGCCGACCGGCTCTCGGCCAATGATCCCGGGCTCGCCGAGCTCTACGCCGGTGCCACGAGAACGACGGATGCCGGGGCGAACGCATGA
- a CDS encoding magnesium transporter MgtE N-terminal domain-containing protein has translation MSTPTRAFVGRLTELNVFDPLGDQVGRVRDVVVTFNVARTRPRVIGLVVEVAGRRRVFVPMTRVTSVEGGQVITTGLVNMRRFEQRGNETLVVAELFERPVEVRTEEGGLLAATVEDIGIEQHGSRGWSVARAFVRTGAPRGGLGRLARRRGETRLVAIEDVVGLRTSSSAQSAARLVEAYEDLKPADLAEVIHDLTPQRRAEVAAELSDERLADVIEELPEDDQVEIIAGLRVDRAADVLEAMEPDDAADLLAELPKDRQEELLERMDADEAADLRRLLTYDENTAGGLMTTEPVILGPEASIAEALAVVRRQELSTALACTVFVCRSPLETPTGRYLGMVHIQRLLREPPHNPVGGILDKDVEPLPPDATLGQVTRMLATYDLVGVPVVDAEGHLLGAVTVDDVLDHILPDDWREDRHDSVTPEGATRG, from the coding sequence GTGAGCACGCCGACCCGCGCCTTCGTCGGCCGCCTGACCGAGTTGAACGTCTTCGACCCCCTCGGTGACCAGGTCGGCCGGGTGCGCGACGTCGTCGTGACGTTCAACGTCGCGCGGACCCGTCCGCGCGTCATCGGGCTCGTCGTCGAGGTCGCCGGCCGACGACGGGTGTTCGTGCCGATGACCCGGGTCACCTCCGTCGAGGGCGGTCAGGTGATCACCACCGGACTGGTCAACATGCGCCGGTTCGAGCAGCGCGGGAACGAGACCCTCGTGGTCGCCGAGCTGTTCGAGCGCCCCGTCGAGGTGCGCACCGAGGAGGGTGGGCTGCTCGCGGCCACCGTCGAGGACATCGGCATCGAGCAGCACGGCTCCCGGGGCTGGAGCGTGGCGCGCGCGTTCGTGCGCACCGGCGCCCCCCGCGGCGGTCTCGGGCGGCTGGCCCGCCGACGGGGCGAGACCCGGCTCGTGGCGATCGAGGACGTCGTGGGGCTGCGCACGTCGAGCAGTGCCCAGAGCGCGGCTCGGCTCGTCGAGGCCTACGAGGACCTCAAGCCCGCAGACCTCGCCGAGGTCATCCACGACCTCACCCCGCAGCGCCGGGCCGAGGTCGCCGCAGAGCTCAGCGACGAGCGGCTCGCCGACGTCATCGAGGAGCTCCCCGAGGACGACCAGGTCGAGATCATCGCCGGCCTGCGGGTGGACCGCGCAGCCGACGTCCTCGAGGCGATGGAGCCCGACGACGCCGCCGACCTCCTCGCCGAGCTGCCCAAGGACCGTCAGGAAGAGCTCCTCGAACGCATGGACGCCGACGAGGCCGCCGACCTGCGACGCCTGCTGACCTACGACGAGAACACCGCCGGTGGGCTCATGACGACCGAGCCGGTGATCCTCGGGCCCGAGGCGTCCATCGCCGAGGCCCTGGCCGTCGTGCGACGCCAGGAGCTGTCCACCGCCCTGGCCTGCACGGTCTTCGTCTGCCGCTCGCCGCTGGAGACCCCCACGGGTCGCTACCTCGGCATGGTCCACATCCAACGCCTCCTGCGCGAGCCCCCGCACAACCCGGTGGGCGGCATCCTCGACAAGGACGTCGAGCCCCTGCCCCCCGACGCCACCTTGGGCCAGGTGACCCGCATGCTCGCGACCTACGACCTGGTCGGGGTGCCCGTCGTCGACGCCGAGGGTCACCTGCTCGGCGCTGTCACCGTCGACGACGTGCTCGACCACATCCTCCCCGACGACTGGCGCGAGGACCGGCACGACAGCGTGACGCCCGAGGGGGCCACCCGTGGCTGA
- a CDS encoding D-alanyl-D-alanine carboxypeptidase family protein: protein MTRVTGKDRPALAVAASRAIAPADRPTPVVYLVADDALDLGWAAIPAATARGGVVLLTPAHRLPAPLATQVQRMAPDEIVLVGGIRTISDAVASAAARLTTRVVRVDRDDAAGAARDITRAAFTTAAEVRVAEGGSTTTLATASVAAAADGVPLLLTDEGSTTPTAADESVAQVLGADLVTVGADDDTRPVAARPVSEVVVIRAGRAVEAFTGAALAAASGATLVATAPHCLPAASRDAALAPTVATVTIVGGEQSIRSSVDSFQGCRSLTDPTSSWVLVNKQNPLSPMSFEPTDLTVPAMPHADGHQLRPDAAKALAAMAAASVEEGAGVIGIDTAYRSFETQEALYAKNLARRGRAWTDRWYLRAGFSEHQTGLTVDLLPIGRSNCTINDCIDETPQGVWLARNAWRHGFLLRYEKGQTPVTGVGFEPWHFRYVGKPFAAAYTEGGWRTYEQFLGQPAAPTY from the coding sequence GTGACGCGCGTGACGGGCAAGGACCGACCCGCCCTGGCGGTCGCGGCCAGCCGCGCCATTGCCCCGGCGGACCGGCCCACCCCGGTGGTCTACCTCGTCGCCGACGATGCCCTCGACCTCGGCTGGGCGGCCATTCCCGCGGCCACCGCCCGCGGTGGCGTCGTCCTGCTGACACCCGCGCACCGGCTGCCCGCCCCGCTGGCGACACAGGTGCAGCGGATGGCTCCCGACGAGATCGTGCTCGTGGGAGGCATCAGGACGATCTCGGATGCCGTGGCCTCCGCCGCCGCTCGCCTCACCACACGCGTGGTCCGGGTCGACCGGGACGATGCCGCCGGGGCGGCCAGGGACATCACCCGGGCGGCCTTCACCACCGCGGCCGAGGTCAGGGTCGCCGAGGGGGGTTCGACCACGACGCTCGCCACGGCATCCGTGGCCGCGGCCGCCGACGGGGTCCCACTGCTGCTGACCGACGAGGGATCCACTACCCCGACCGCCGCGGACGAGTCCGTGGCGCAGGTGCTCGGCGCCGACCTGGTGACCGTCGGGGCAGACGACGACACCCGGCCCGTTGCCGCCCGACCGGTCTCCGAGGTGGTGGTGATTCGGGCCGGCCGCGCGGTCGAGGCGTTCACGGGTGCAGCCCTGGCCGCGGCCTCAGGCGCAACCCTGGTCGCGACGGCGCCCCACTGCCTGCCCGCAGCGAGCAGGGATGCCGCGTTGGCCCCGACGGTTGCGACGGTCACCATCGTCGGCGGTGAGCAGTCGATCCGCAGCAGCGTCGACAGCTTCCAAGGGTGCCGCAGCCTCACCGATCCCACGAGTTCGTGGGTGCTGGTCAACAAGCAGAACCCGCTCTCCCCCATGAGCTTCGAACCAACTGACCTGACCGTGCCCGCCATGCCGCACGCCGACGGTCACCAGCTGCGTCCGGATGCCGCGAAGGCCTTGGCGGCCATGGCCGCAGCCTCGGTCGAGGAGGGCGCCGGCGTGATCGGCATCGACACGGCCTACCGCTCCTTCGAGACCCAGGAGGCGCTGTACGCGAAGAACCTTGCCCGCCGCGGCCGCGCCTGGACAGACCGCTGGTACCTGCGCGCAGGCTTCAGCGAGCACCAGACCGGGTTGACGGTGGACCTGCTGCCCATCGGACGCTCGAACTGCACCATCAACGACTGCATCGACGAGACCCCCCAAGGGGTGTGGCTGGCCAGGAACGCCTGGCGCCACGGGTTCCTGCTGCGCTACGAGAAGGGACAGACCCCGGTGACCGGCGTCGGGTTCGAGCCGTGGCACTTCAGGTACGTCGGAAAGCCCTTCGCCGCGGCCTACACCGAGGGCGGGTGGCGCACCTACGAGCAGTTCCTCGGACAGCCGGCCGCCCCCACCTACTGA
- a CDS encoding acyl-CoA dehydrogenase family protein codes for MSRLQTTDGLSEEQHELIKLVREFVEEQILPVATELEHRDEYPTDIVEGMKEMGIFGLMIPEEYGGLGESLLTYALVVEEIARGWMSVSGIINTHFIVAYLILQHGTEEQKQRYLPRMATGEVRGAFSMSEPGLGSDVAAIRTKAVREGEEWIVTGQKMWLTNGGSSNLVAVLVRTDLGESESPYKNMSTFLIEKESGFGETAQGVTVPGKIEKMGYKGVDTTELIFEGHRTSDAQLLGGVPGKGFYQMMDGVEVGRVNVAARACGLSRRAFELGIAYSQQRETFGKKIAEHQGILFRLADMATKVEASHQMMVKAAKLKDAGERNDLEAGMAKYLASENCADVVEQSFRIHGGYGYSKEYEIERLYREAPMLLIGEGTAEIQKMIIGRRLLEDYKAR; via the coding sequence ATGTCCCGACTCCAGACCACGGACGGACTCTCCGAGGAACAGCACGAGCTCATCAAGCTCGTGCGCGAGTTCGTCGAGGAGCAGATCCTGCCCGTCGCCACCGAGCTGGAGCACCGCGACGAGTACCCGACGGACATCGTCGAGGGCATGAAGGAGATGGGCATCTTCGGGCTGATGATCCCGGAGGAGTACGGCGGGCTGGGCGAGTCGCTGCTGACCTACGCGCTCGTCGTCGAGGAGATCGCGCGGGGCTGGATGTCGGTGAGCGGCATCATCAACACGCACTTCATCGTCGCCTACCTGATCCTCCAGCACGGCACCGAGGAGCAGAAGCAGCGCTACCTGCCCCGCATGGCGACCGGCGAGGTCCGCGGAGCGTTCTCGATGTCCGAGCCCGGGCTGGGGTCCGACGTCGCCGCGATCCGCACTAAGGCCGTGCGCGAGGGTGAGGAGTGGATCGTCACCGGCCAGAAGATGTGGCTGACCAATGGCGGGTCCTCGAACCTCGTCGCCGTGCTCGTGCGGACCGATCTCGGCGAGAGCGAGAGCCCCTACAAGAACATGAGCACCTTCCTCATCGAGAAGGAGTCCGGCTTCGGGGAGACCGCCCAGGGCGTCACCGTGCCGGGCAAGATCGAGAAGATGGGCTACAAGGGCGTCGACACGACCGAGCTGATCTTCGAGGGCCACCGCACGAGCGATGCGCAGCTGCTCGGCGGGGTGCCGGGCAAGGGCTTCTACCAGATGATGGACGGCGTCGAGGTGGGCCGCGTGAACGTCGCAGCCCGGGCCTGTGGGCTGTCGCGCCGGGCGTTCGAGCTCGGCATCGCCTACAGCCAGCAGCGCGAGACCTTCGGCAAGAAGATCGCCGAGCACCAGGGGATCCTCTTCCGTCTGGCCGACATGGCCACCAAGGTCGAGGCCAGCCACCAGATGATGGTCAAGGCCGCCAAGCTCAAGGATGCCGGGGAGCGCAACGACCTCGAGGCGGGCATGGCGAAGTACCTGGCCTCGGAGAACTGCGCCGACGTCGTCGAGCAGTCCTTCCGCATCCACGGTGGGTACGGCTACTCCAAGGAGTACGAGATCGAGCGGCTCTACCGCGAAGCGCCGATGCTGCTCATCGGTGAGGGCACGGCCGAGATCCAGAAGATGATCATCGGGCGCCGTCTGCTCGAGGACTACAAGGCCCGCTGA
- a CDS encoding L,D-transpeptidase family protein — translation MPGPLSVRAATPALALAGALVLGGCAGLDASWSSDAAAPQPATTSSAPPSVGTGTPSPSVSSAAPSASATAASSPAPTASQSSTASQGPASTTPSPTTSAAPTSSAPSPTKAPSPKPSTKPSPKPSAKPSASPSPTAKPRTTLRLGDRGPKVLATQQRLSELGYWLGTPDGRFGSLTQQAVYALQKAAGLSRDGSVGPKTAKALADGIRPRATLSGNGVEIVLDRQLLLVVRGGTVKTILNTSTGNRERYTSTSGNPAVAITPKGTFKVYRGVDGPLTNSLGELWRPRFFHKGIAVHGSPNIPPWPASHGCARLSNAAINMIWDKNLMPIGSTVVVR, via the coding sequence ATGCCTGGTCCCCTGAGCGTTCGCGCCGCGACGCCCGCTCTGGCCCTCGCGGGTGCGCTCGTCCTCGGGGGATGTGCGGGGTTGGACGCGTCGTGGTCCTCCGACGCAGCCGCACCGCAGCCGGCCACGACCAGCTCGGCACCGCCATCGGTCGGCACGGGCACGCCCTCGCCGTCCGTGTCCAGCGCCGCCCCGTCGGCGAGCGCGACTGCGGCATCCAGCCCGGCACCCACGGCGTCACAGAGCTCCACAGCGTCACAGGGCCCCGCGTCCACCACCCCCTCGCCGACCACCAGTGCGGCCCCCACGTCCTCCGCGCCGAGCCCGACGAAGGCGCCGTCGCCCAAGCCCTCGACGAAGCCGTCGCCCAAGCCGTCCGCGAAGCCCAGTGCCTCCCCGTCGCCGACGGCCAAGCCCCGCACCACCTTGCGGCTCGGCGATCGCGGGCCCAAGGTGCTGGCCACCCAGCAGCGACTCAGCGAGCTCGGCTACTGGCTCGGCACTCCGGACGGCCGTTTCGGTTCCCTCACCCAGCAGGCGGTCTACGCCCTGCAGAAGGCTGCCGGCCTCTCGCGTGACGGTTCGGTCGGTCCCAAGACCGCCAAGGCGCTCGCGGACGGCATCCGACCGCGGGCGACGCTGTCCGGCAACGGCGTCGAGATCGTGCTCGACCGCCAGCTGCTGCTCGTCGTGCGCGGTGGCACGGTGAAGACCATTCTGAACACCTCGACCGGCAACCGTGAGAGGTACACCTCCACGTCGGGCAACCCCGCCGTCGCCATCACGCCGAAGGGCACCTTCAAGGTCTACCGCGGGGTCGACGGTCCGTTGACCAACTCGCTGGGGGAGCTGTGGCGACCTCGCTTCTTCCACAAGGGCATTGCCGTCCACGGCTCGCCGAACATCCCGCCGTGGCCGGCCTCGCACGGGTGCGCCCGGCTGAGCAACGCGGCGATCAACATGATCTGGGACAAGAACCTCATGCCCATCGGGAGCACGGTCGTCGTGCGCTGA
- a CDS encoding cytochrome P450 has translation MTALTRVHDSHGPGTLPITGGRLRPALALRRNPVEFAESTWREHGDIVRMVLGPRGADREVWWLHHPDAAARVLSGSSWRTYAKRDRVYEEIAYWLGPGLLAAEGDEWTRQRTMLQPAFTKEAVHGYADLMVEEIEAFISGWDAGAPVTLDLSDHMQHLTLQVVLRALFGESASDAVPHVRRSFPSLSETIVRRGLGPVALPRAIPTRTVRRGRAARADLLAVCDRLITARREGPETASDLLGRLLTAHDANGPLSDDEVRAQVLVFLLAGHETTSTALTFALHLLGQHQDVQGAVRSEVRAVLGNSRPTATTAANLPCTTAALKEAMRLYPSAPMLGRLTLQDDEIMGHRVTRGTNVVVVPWTIHRHPDLWVDPLVYDPSRFTGDGTRPAPAHRYAWMPFGGGPRACIGQHFSMVEAVLALALILREHRVTPATTARRPRVSAAITLVPTEPILATITRIA, from the coding sequence ATGACTGCCCTGACCCGCGTCCACGACTCCCACGGTCCGGGCACCCTGCCGATCACCGGGGGCCGCCTCAGACCCGCACTGGCCCTGCGTCGCAACCCGGTGGAGTTCGCAGAGTCGACATGGCGCGAGCACGGCGACATCGTGCGGATGGTCCTGGGCCCACGCGGCGCTGATCGGGAGGTGTGGTGGCTGCACCACCCCGATGCCGCGGCACGGGTGCTGTCCGGCAGTTCGTGGCGCACCTACGCCAAACGCGACCGGGTGTACGAGGAGATCGCCTACTGGCTCGGGCCCGGGCTGCTCGCCGCCGAAGGGGACGAGTGGACCCGTCAGAGGACCATGCTGCAACCGGCGTTCACCAAGGAGGCGGTCCACGGCTACGCCGATCTCATGGTCGAGGAGATCGAGGCGTTCATCTCCGGCTGGGATGCCGGTGCTCCGGTCACGCTCGACCTCTCGGACCACATGCAGCACCTCACCCTCCAGGTGGTGCTGCGCGCGCTCTTCGGCGAGTCCGCCTCGGACGCGGTGCCCCACGTCCGCCGATCGTTTCCCTCCTTGTCCGAAACCATCGTCCGCCGCGGGCTCGGGCCCGTGGCACTGCCCCGTGCCATCCCCACCAGGACCGTCCGGCGGGGGCGTGCGGCCCGCGCTGACCTGCTGGCGGTCTGCGATCGCCTCATCACGGCTCGCCGTGAGGGCCCGGAGACCGCGAGCGACCTCCTGGGGCGGCTGCTGACGGCTCACGACGCGAACGGTCCGCTCAGCGACGACGAGGTGCGCGCGCAGGTGCTCGTCTTCCTCCTCGCCGGACACGAGACCACCTCGACGGCCCTGACCTTCGCACTGCACCTGCTCGGCCAGCACCAGGACGTCCAGGGCGCCGTTCGGTCCGAGGTCCGCGCGGTGCTCGGGAACTCTCGTCCCACGGCCACGACGGCCGCCAACCTTCCGTGCACGACGGCCGCGCTCAAGGAGGCGATGCGGCTCTACCCCTCGGCGCCGATGCTCGGCCGCCTCACCCTGCAGGACGACGAGATCATGGGCCACCGCGTCACCCGAGGCACGAACGTCGTCGTCGTGCCGTGGACGATCCACCGGCACCCCGACCTCTGGGTGGACCCACTCGTCTACGACCCGTCGCGCTTCACCGGGGACGGGACTCGCCCCGCCCCTGCCCACCGCTACGCGTGGATGCCGTTCGGTGGCGGTCCGCGGGCCTGCATCGGACAGCATTTCTCGATGGTCGAGGCCGTGCTGGCGTTGGCGTTGATCCTGCGTGAGCACCGGGTCACCCCTGCGACGACGGCACGCCGTCCACGGGTGAGCGCGGCCATCACCCTCGTGCCCACCGAGCCGATCCTCGCCACGATCACCCGCATCGCCTGA
- a CDS encoding general stress protein: MTSQPMRPGLRAALSLQYPMSLGLYDSYEEAQKAVDYLSDNEFPVQDLLIVGTDLKQLERVTGRLTRGRVFGAGALSGAWLGLFVGTIFALFDPSGFNILNVVSTVAFGALFGMVWAAVGYRLTRGERDFTSVSQVVAAKYEVLCEHKHVQRGRELLTEMDPMRAAMQEVRRAQEAERARTDGA, from the coding sequence ATGACCAGCCAGCCCATGCGCCCCGGCCTGCGGGCCGCCCTGTCGTTGCAGTACCCGATGTCGCTGGGCCTGTACGACTCCTACGAGGAGGCCCAGAAGGCGGTCGACTACCTCTCCGACAACGAGTTCCCCGTCCAGGACCTGCTCATCGTCGGCACCGACCTCAAGCAGCTCGAGCGGGTCACCGGGCGCCTCACCCGGGGCAGGGTCTTCGGGGCGGGCGCCCTGTCCGGTGCGTGGTTGGGCCTGTTCGTCGGGACGATCTTCGCGCTGTTCGACCCGAGCGGGTTCAACATCCTCAACGTCGTCAGCACGGTCGCCTTCGGTGCCCTCTTCGGCATGGTCTGGGCGGCCGTGGGGTACCGCCTGACCCGTGGTGAGCGGGACTTCACCTCCGTCAGCCAGGTCGTGGCGGCCAAGTACGAGGTGCTCTGCGAGCACAAGCACGTGCAACGCGGCCGCGAGCTGCTCACCGAGATGGACCCGATGCGTGCCGCCATGCAGGAGGTTCGTCGGGCACAGGAAGCCGAGCGGGCTCGCACCGACGGGGCGTAG
- a CDS encoding serine protein kinase RIO: protein MAHQPFHLPAKQELFATDTSPDAPTEGERWSTWDGATHGPKPRPHWVITDLGAVEADLGVLKTGKEADVHVLRRWVPGTERRSTMAAKRYRSGEHRLFHRDAGYLEGRRVRKSREMRAMATRTEFGKQLISGQWAAAEFSALGSLWDLGLPVPYPVQLDETEMLMEFIGDVTGPTPVAAPRLVASRPGAELLADLFEQLRSAMLTLAHHGWAHGDLSPYNVLLHDERLVIIDWPQIVDVIGNPQGFDFLARDATTMATWFTRRGLDVDAGQFVGDLVAEATTRF, encoded by the coding sequence GTGGCACACCAGCCCTTCCACCTGCCGGCGAAGCAGGAGCTCTTCGCCACCGACACCTCACCTGACGCCCCCACCGAGGGCGAGCGCTGGTCCACCTGGGACGGCGCGACCCACGGGCCGAAACCGCGACCGCACTGGGTGATCACCGACCTCGGCGCCGTCGAGGCCGACCTCGGCGTGCTGAAGACCGGCAAGGAAGCCGACGTGCACGTGCTGCGCCGCTGGGTTCCCGGCACCGAGCGCCGCAGCACCATGGCCGCCAAGCGCTACCGCAGCGGCGAGCACCGGCTCTTCCACCGCGACGCCGGCTACCTGGAGGGCCGGCGGGTGCGCAAGAGCCGCGAGATGCGCGCCATGGCCACCCGCACCGAGTTCGGCAAGCAGCTCATCTCGGGACAGTGGGCCGCGGCCGAGTTCAGCGCGCTCGGCAGTCTCTGGGACCTCGGCCTGCCGGTGCCCTACCCCGTGCAGCTCGACGAGACCGAGATGCTCATGGAGTTCATCGGGGACGTCACCGGCCCGACGCCGGTGGCCGCCCCCAGACTCGTGGCGAGCAGGCCCGGCGCAGAGCTGCTCGCCGACCTGTTCGAGCAGCTGCGCAGCGCCATGCTCACGCTCGCGCACCACGGGTGGGCCCACGGCGACCTGTCGCCGTACAACGTGCTGCTGCACGACGAGCGACTCGTCATCATCGACTGGCCGCAAATCGTCGACGTCATCGGCAACCCGCAGGGCTTCGACTTCCTGGCCCGCGACGCGACGACGATGGCGACGTGGTTCACCCGGCGCGGCCTGGACGTCGACGCCGGCCAGTTCGTCGGCGACCTCGTGGCCGAGGCGACGACCCGCTTCTGA
- a CDS encoding Gfo/Idh/MocA family protein yields MSSAPAATAVLAASTVPDPMDAPAIRWGVLAPGGIANTFADAVATGTRSRVVACGSRSLERAQEFAQRHGVERAHGSYADLVADPDVDAVYVASPHSEHRDHALLALRAGKPVLIEKAFTRSLREAEDVFEAAEVGGLLAAEAMWSRYLPHYDVIARTVTAGTLGDVVVVEADHGQLLYPDGPARLSQPELAGGALLDLGVYPVSFADHVLGSLTDVTARGVLTDLGVDATTTIDGRGPAGELARLWCSMAAATACPARVVGTAARLEVSGVFYAVDSRVRLVAPDDTVLDEFVAPVLDHGFRYQAAEFARALAAGRTQTWSMPWDATRRVLATMDETRRQVGVVYPGE; encoded by the coding sequence ATGTCGTCCGCCCCCGCAGCCACCGCCGTCCTCGCCGCGTCAACGGTTCCCGACCCCATGGACGCCCCCGCGATCCGCTGGGGCGTGCTCGCCCCGGGCGGCATCGCCAACACCTTCGCGGATGCCGTGGCCACCGGGACGCGGTCGCGCGTCGTCGCGTGCGGGTCGAGGTCCCTGGAGCGAGCCCAGGAGTTCGCGCAGCGCCACGGGGTCGAGCGCGCTCACGGCTCCTACGCCGACCTCGTCGCCGACCCCGACGTGGATGCCGTGTACGTCGCCAGCCCGCACAGCGAGCACCGCGATCACGCCCTGCTCGCCCTGAGGGCCGGCAAGCCCGTCCTCATCGAGAAGGCGTTCACCCGCAGCCTGCGCGAGGCCGAGGACGTCTTCGAGGCCGCCGAGGTGGGTGGCCTGCTCGCGGCCGAGGCGATGTGGAGCCGCTACCTGCCGCACTACGACGTGATCGCCCGCACGGTCACCGCCGGCACGCTGGGTGACGTCGTGGTCGTCGAGGCCGACCACGGCCAGCTGCTGTACCCGGACGGCCCGGCTCGCCTCTCGCAGCCCGAGCTCGCCGGGGGGGCCCTGCTCGATCTCGGTGTCTACCCCGTCTCCTTCGCCGACCACGTGCTCGGGAGCCTCACCGACGTGACGGCCCGCGGCGTCCTCACCGACCTCGGGGTGGACGCCACGACGACCATCGACGGGCGTGGGCCCGCCGGGGAGCTCGCCCGGCTGTGGTGCTCGATGGCCGCTGCCACCGCGTGCCCCGCGCGCGTGGTCGGCACGGCCGCGCGGCTCGAGGTCTCCGGCGTGTTCTACGCGGTCGACAGCCGCGTGCGCCTCGTGGCGCCGGACGACACCGTCCTCGACGAGTTCGTCGCACCGGTCCTCGACCACGGGTTCCGCTACCAGGCCGCGGAGTTCGCCCGGGCCCTGGCAGCCGGGCGCACGCAGACGTGGTCGATGCCGTGGGACGCCACCCGTCGCGTCCTGGCCACCATGGACGAGACCCGTCGTCAGGTCGGGGTCGTCTACCCCGGCGAGTGA